In Georgenia soli, a genomic segment contains:
- the ftsX gene encoding permease-like cell division protein FtsX yields the protein MRLRFVLSQTFQGLSRNLAMTVSVILVTFVSLTFVGAAALLQIQVGNLKNDWYDKVEVSAFMCPASSATPACAGGEATQEQIDAIGDLLASESMTPYVDEVYLESKEDAFEAFQEQMADTVWAQSLTVEQMQVSYRVKLVDPEQYQIVADELEGRPGVEVVVDQREQLEPLFLVLNRTTLLSVGLGGVMIVTAVLLITTTIRLSAMSRRRETGIMRLVGASNLFIQLPFMLEGAIAALIGAALSVGGLLLGVRYLVEDWLASSTPWVQFVDTGDVLTVAPFLVLAAILLAGISSIVTLGRYTKV from the coding sequence GTGCGACTTCGGTTCGTCCTCTCCCAGACCTTCCAGGGCCTCTCCCGGAACCTGGCCATGACCGTCTCGGTCATCCTCGTCACCTTCGTCTCCCTGACGTTCGTGGGCGCGGCCGCCCTCCTGCAGATCCAGGTCGGCAACCTCAAGAACGACTGGTACGACAAGGTCGAGGTCTCCGCGTTCATGTGCCCGGCCAGCTCAGCGACCCCGGCCTGCGCCGGCGGCGAGGCCACCCAGGAGCAGATCGACGCCATCGGTGACCTGCTGGCGTCGGAGAGCATGACGCCCTACGTGGACGAGGTCTACCTGGAGTCCAAGGAGGACGCCTTCGAGGCGTTCCAGGAGCAGATGGCGGACACGGTGTGGGCCCAGTCCCTGACCGTGGAGCAGATGCAGGTCTCCTACCGGGTCAAGCTCGTCGACCCGGAGCAGTACCAGATCGTCGCCGACGAGCTCGAGGGGCGTCCCGGCGTCGAGGTCGTGGTGGACCAGCGTGAGCAGCTCGAGCCGCTCTTCCTGGTCCTCAACCGCACCACCCTGCTCTCCGTGGGGCTCGGCGGGGTCATGATCGTCACCGCTGTCCTGCTCATCACGACGACGATCCGGCTCTCCGCGATGTCGCGGCGCCGGGAGACCGGCATCATGCGCCTCGTCGGCGCCTCGAACCTCTTCATCCAGCTGCCGTTCATGCTCGAGGGCGCGATCGCCGCGCTGATCGGTGCGGCGCTCTCCGTCGGGGGGCTCCTCCTGGGCGTGAGGTACCTGGTGGAGGACTGGCTCGCCTCCTCCACCCCGTGGGTGCAGTTCGTCGACACCGGTGACGTGCTGACCGTCGCCCCGTTCCTCGTCCTCGCCGCGATCCTCCTCGCCGGCATCAGCTCGATCGTGACCCTCGGTCGCTACACGAAGGTGTGA
- a CDS encoding M23 family metallopeptidase → MRRPSPGLTDRLARRPLRAIGSALAAALVALSLGAVGTVAHADNRDDLVRERERNAAEREKVESSLEGVDADLAETYLKLEDAKAQLPVAQQKLAAAEEALAAAERKQEQVAGRLELAEAESASLEADIAAGEEQIDSTRAAMGELARSTYRGDNAVSTLEVVLDSASTDDFLQSYAVMGSAVRSQTQVLDDLETASAVARNQRERQVAVTERIGELKAEADAAVVAADEARAEAAEHKAEIEKIQADMTALSARLEDQKKQYAGQLAELEADSAELAREIARIDEENRRKAEEERRRREAQEAARRAAASRAQQSRPAPAPAAPAPAPASSNFLAPPVPNLYVTSPYGYRVYPITGGWFMHNGVDLRSACGNPQYASAGGTVVGVRGAYGNGTHGNQVLINHGVVGGNSYVTVYNHLSRFAVSQGQPVSQGQTIGYTGATGNVTGCHVHFEVWKNGSTIDPMTLPGF, encoded by the coding sequence GTGCGCCGTCCTTCCCCCGGCCTGACGGACAGACTTGCCCGACGCCCGCTGCGGGCGATCGGGTCGGCGCTGGCCGCCGCGCTCGTGGCGCTGAGCCTCGGCGCCGTCGGCACGGTGGCGCACGCCGACAACCGGGACGATCTGGTGCGCGAGCGGGAGCGCAACGCCGCCGAGCGCGAGAAGGTCGAGTCCTCCCTCGAGGGCGTCGACGCCGACCTCGCCGAGACCTACCTCAAGCTCGAGGACGCCAAGGCCCAGCTGCCGGTCGCCCAGCAGAAGCTCGCCGCCGCCGAGGAGGCGCTGGCCGCCGCCGAGCGCAAGCAGGAGCAGGTCGCGGGGAGGCTGGAGCTGGCCGAGGCCGAGTCCGCCTCCCTCGAGGCCGACATCGCGGCCGGCGAGGAGCAGATCGACTCCACCCGCGCCGCCATGGGCGAGCTCGCCCGCAGCACCTACCGCGGCGACAACGCGGTCAGCACCCTCGAGGTCGTCCTCGACTCCGCCTCCACCGACGACTTCCTCCAGAGCTACGCCGTCATGGGCTCGGCGGTGCGCTCCCAGACCCAGGTCCTCGACGACCTCGAGACCGCCTCCGCCGTCGCCCGCAACCAGCGCGAGCGGCAGGTCGCGGTCACCGAGCGGATCGGCGAGCTCAAGGCCGAGGCGGACGCCGCCGTCGTCGCCGCCGACGAGGCGCGCGCCGAGGCCGCCGAGCACAAGGCCGAGATCGAGAAGATCCAGGCCGACATGACCGCGCTGTCCGCGCGGCTGGAGGACCAGAAGAAGCAGTACGCCGGGCAGCTCGCCGAGCTCGAGGCGGACAGCGCCGAGCTGGCCCGCGAGATCGCGCGCATCGACGAGGAGAACCGCCGCAAGGCGGAGGAGGAGCGGCGCCGGCGCGAGGCCCAGGAGGCCGCCCGGCGGGCCGCCGCGTCGCGGGCGCAGCAGTCCCGGCCCGCCCCGGCACCGGCCGCGCCGGCCCCGGCCCCCGCGTCGAGCAACTTCCTCGCCCCGCCCGTGCCGAACCTCTACGTGACGTCGCCCTACGGCTACCGGGTGTACCCGATCACCGGCGGCTGGTTCATGCACAACGGCGTCGACCTGCGCTCCGCCTGCGGCAACCCGCAGTACGCCTCGGCCGGCGGCACGGTGGTGGGGGTGCGTGGCGCGTACGGCAACGGCACGCACGGCAACCAGGTGCTCATCAACCACGGCGTCGTCGGCGGGAACTCCTACGTGACGGTCTACAACCACCTCTCCCGGTTCGCCGTCAGCCAGGGCCAGCCGGTCTCCCAGGGGCAGACCATCGGCTACACCGGCGCCACCGGCAACGTCACGGGCTGCCACGTCCACTTCGAGGTCTGGAAGAACGGGTCCACGATCGACCCGATGACGCTGCCCGGGTTCTGA
- a CDS encoding polysaccharide deacetylase family protein → MLPTSERVVALTFDGGASGTAVADILGTLDRDDVPATFFVTGEFARSFPAAVRQIAAGGHLVGNHSDTHPAFPQLTNEAVRAQLERADEAIRAQTGRTTRPYFRFPYGSRTPLDVSVVNDAGYVPFRWTVDTLGWQGTSGGTSVASVRDRVLGSARPGQIVLMHVGANPTDGSTLDADALPEVVEGLRALGYRFVRLDEYL, encoded by the coding sequence GTGCTGCCCACGTCGGAGCGCGTGGTGGCGCTGACCTTCGACGGCGGCGCGTCCGGCACCGCGGTCGCGGACATCCTCGGGACGCTGGACCGTGACGACGTGCCCGCGACGTTCTTCGTGACCGGCGAGTTCGCCCGCTCGTTCCCCGCCGCGGTGCGGCAGATCGCCGCCGGCGGGCACCTCGTGGGCAACCACTCCGACACCCACCCGGCGTTCCCGCAGCTGACGAACGAGGCCGTCCGCGCCCAGCTCGAGCGCGCCGACGAGGCGATCCGGGCACAGACGGGCCGGACCACGCGCCCGTACTTCCGGTTTCCCTACGGCTCGCGCACGCCGCTGGACGTGAGCGTGGTGAACGACGCCGGGTACGTCCCCTTCCGCTGGACGGTGGACACCCTGGGCTGGCAGGGCACCTCCGGCGGGACGTCGGTCGCCTCCGTGCGCGACCGCGTGCTCGGCAGCGCGCGGCCGGGGCAGATCGTGCTCATGCACGTGGGCGCGAACCCCACGGACGGCTCCACCCTGGACGCCGACGCCCTGCCCGAGGTCGTCGAGGGACTGCGGGCGCTCGGGTACCGGTTCGTCCGGCTGGACGAGTACCTCTGA
- a CDS encoding RNA-binding S4 domain-containing protein, with product MTTDAPASARVDAWLWAVRLFKSRSLATAACRAGHVRVNGERAKPATSVGVGDEVVVRGGERLRVLEVRKVMVKRVGAPVAATAMIDRSPEPLPRDVFAVPRRDRGAGRPTKRERREIERLRGY from the coding sequence GTGACCACGGACGCCCCCGCCTCGGCCCGCGTGGATGCCTGGCTGTGGGCCGTGCGGCTGTTCAAGAGCCGGTCGCTGGCCACCGCCGCGTGCCGCGCCGGGCATGTGCGCGTCAACGGCGAGCGGGCCAAGCCGGCCACCAGCGTGGGCGTCGGCGACGAGGTCGTCGTGCGCGGCGGGGAGCGCCTGCGGGTGCTCGAGGTGCGCAAGGTGATGGTCAAGCGCGTCGGGGCCCCGGTGGCGGCGACCGCGATGATCGACCGCAGCCCCGAGCCGCTCCCCCGCGACGTCTTCGCCGTGCCCCGGCGCGATCGTGGCGCCGGCCGCCCGACCAAGCGCGAGCGCCGCGAGATCGAGCGGCTGCGCGGCTACTGA